A stretch of Lactuca sativa cultivar Salinas chromosome 6, Lsat_Salinas_v11, whole genome shotgun sequence DNA encodes these proteins:
- the LOC111905457 gene encoding vesicle-associated membrane protein 714, with amino-acid sequence MAILYALVARGMTVLSEFSAVTGNTGAIVRRILEKLPAEAESRLCFSQDHYIFHILRSDSLTFLCMANDTLGRRIPFSYLEDIEMRFMKNYGKVASHATAYAMNDEFSRVLHQQMEFFSSNPSADTLNSVRNEVGEVHTIMVNSIEKILERGNRLELLVDKAATMQDSAFQFKKQSQRLHRALWMKNVKLLALLTFLAFVFLYMIVASFCGGITLSSCKS; translated from the exons ATGGCGATTCTGTACGCTCTGGTTGCCAGGGGCATGACGGTGTTGTCGGAGTTCAGCGCTGTGACGGGTAACACCGGAGCCATTGTCCGCCGGATTCTGGAGAAGTTGCCGGCGGAGGCCGAGTCCAGGCTTTGCTTCTCCCAAGATCATTACATCTTCCATATACTCCGATCCGACTCTCTTACCTTTCTTTGTATGGCCAATGACACACTCGGAC GAAGAATCCCGTTTTCATACCTGGAAGACATTGAGATGAGGTTCATGAAAAATTATGGTAAAGTGGCATCACATGCTACTGCTTATGCTATGAATGATGAATTTTCAAGGGTCTTGCATCAGCAAATGGAGTTTTTTTCGAGTAATCCCAGTGCAGATACACTCAACAGTGTTAGGAATGAAGTTGGTGAG gtGCACACCATTATGGTGAATAGTATTGAAAAGATATTAGAAAGAGGTAATCGGCTTGAACTTCTTGTTGACAAAGCTGCTACAATGCAAGATAGTGCTTTCCAGTTCAAGAAACAATCGCAGAGACTTCATAGAGCTCTTTGGATGAAAAATGTTAAACTTCT GGCTTTGCTGACATTCTTGGCATTTGTATTCCTGTACATGATAGTCGCGAGTTTTTGTGGAGGGATCACTCTGTCATCATGCAAATCTTGA